The nucleotide window ATTGTGCTGAAAATGAGACAAAGCTTCTTGATAAGCTAGTATACATTTTGGATACCTTGCAGCCTGCTAAGTTTCATTGGCAATGGGTTGAGCTTAGGCTCCTCTTGAACGAGCAAGCTGTAATGGAGAAGCTGGAGGCCCATGATCTCTCTTTAGTTGAAGCTTTAAGATCCCTCTCACCAAACACTGATAAAGCATCAGTCTCAGAGAACGAGAGCAACATTATTGAAATGATCCTTACCAGGTTGCTTGTTAGACCTGATGCTGCTCCGCTTTTTTCTGAAGTTGTACATCTTTTGGGGAGGTCACTCGAGGATTCTATGCTATTACAGGCTAAATGGTTTTTAGGAGGCAATGATGTTCTTTTAGGAAGGAAATCTGTTCGTCAACGGCTCAATAATATTGCTGTAAGTAGAGGTCTTTCAACTAGAGCTCAATATTGGAAGCCGTGGGGGTGGTGTACTACCAACTCTGATCCCACAACAAGCAAGAGGGAAAAGTTCAAATCTGAAGTTTCCTCCATAGAAGAAGGAGAAGTGGTGGATGAAGGTACTACCTTGAAGCGGCCTATGAAGGGGTCTGGTCGTACTGTTGATGTTGAAAAGCTCCATGTCACTGAGAGAGCCCTTGTTGATCTAATTCTCCCTTGTCTGGATCAAGCTTCAGATGATTCACGAAGCACATTTGCTAGTGATATGATCAAACAGATGAACCACATTGAGCAACAGATCAATGCAGTTACTCGTGAAGCAAGCAAGCCTGCTGGAACAGTTGCTTCTGGAATTGAAAGTCCAACAACTAAAAGCAGCCGCAAGGGAACGAGAGGTAGCAGTCCTGGGTTAGCCAGACGAGCCACCGGCCCAGCAGAAACAGTACCACCTTCACCTGCAGCATTGCGAGCATCGTTGTCATTGCGCTTGCAGTTCATCCTGAGACTATTTTCTATAATATATGCAGATAGGTAAGAATATGCTGTGGACTGAGTTCTCACCATTGCTTAAACATACCACTAATATCTGTAAATATAGCCGTGTCAGACTGTCCTCTGGTTTTCTTCATGGAAGCCCATACTACATAGTTCTTGTATATGCCACGAGTCACGACTGAGAAATCAATATAGTGATTAGCTGATATGTGGTCGTAGTTTTATGCGATTAAATTAAGTTTCTATGTTTAGGTTGCAGCTAACCTACTGTATTGATAAGAGAGTTATTGTGGTGAGTTAAATATGCAACACACATTATTGCTTGCCATTAATTGCTGATTTTAGGGAATATACCCATTGTGGTATGCAAGTTATATCTTCTAAAGTAGCAGGAGGTTTGTCTATATATAACGTTAATCGTGATATTTGACTGTGTCAGGGAGCCATCAGGGCGTAATATGAGACATGTGCTTGCCACAGTTATATTACGTATCCTTGGAAGTAGGGTTGTGCACGAAGATGCTAGCCACTCCTTTAATCAAGCTTGTAGTTCTAAGAGAGAAGTGGATTCACTTGTGGAGGCTTCTGCTACTGCTTCTGTGGTTGTGTCCTTAGAAAGTCTCTTTGATCGTTTATTACTGTTATTGCATGGTTTGCTGAGTTGCCACCAACCACGCTGGCTCAAGTGGAAATCAAGCTCTAAGGCACCCAGTGAATCTAGCAAGGACTACTCTGCGTTTGAACGTGAGGGTGCCGAGAGTCTGCAGGTATGATTTTTGTGACCTTTAATATGCAGAGTCTGGTAGAATTAATTAGTGCATCTGTATCTTGAGTTAGTAACCTCATGATGAAGTATTTTAAATGGAAAACGACGAATTTCCAGGTCCAACTTCATTTTGTTGTGTAAAAGCATGTAAATGATATATTGTCTTTCCTCTCCATATTAAGCAGCCATTACATATTTGTTAAATACAACACCGTAGTATAAATACTAGTAAAATGAGACTTCATGTGTAAATCAGTGGTCCTTTTATCTATGAGGTTACTCTTTGGCACGCTTTGCAAAGGACCTTGGATGCAGCCACCACCAGCGTATActtaaaatagaatatatatagaTAGGTAATGGCAAGAGAATATTTAATCATGCAAATGTCTTTAAGATTGCTTAGCAATGGAATAGGATTCTAAAGTCGCAGTGTAGGTGAAATAATTTGGATAAAAGTTTACTCGtcaaagaataaaagaaaagacTGGGCAAGAGATCAGTTGTTTTTGGAAGAAAGTCATTTAGATGAAGCTGACTCACTTCGCTTCTTTTGTTTAGGTGCGCTACTGTAATACAATCCTCTCTTCATGGAGGTGTCTTTTAGTGTTGTGTTTTTCTATAATGTTCTTGTAATTTAGAAGTTGCAAATGTCACGAgaacaaaattcatttttatggGTTTCTAGTTGTTGAATGTGTGACCGCATTATCTAAATGTTTAAGCTGGTAGATGGgtgttatttttgaatttatttttggtCTTCAACACCCCTCTTTAAATCTTGATTCTTTTCCAGTTTCCCTTGGGCCAAGCACCTGAAATTTGCTTGTTGGCCAGTGGCCGTGAGGCTTTGAACTCATGACCTCAAATTGCTCTGGCACCATGTTATTGGAAGAATGGGAGGAGAGTTGGAGTGAATTGAGAAGCTTATTATTTCCTAAAGCTTAGCTAGGTTTTTTCTTGTAATAACGTGTTTAAGGTCTTTTTGCATTCACCGTATTTTTGTCTGTTACCCTTGATATGGTGGTACTTGAAGCAGATTTTAGTCCAGGCTTGGTGTTTGTTTCCCTAGAATGAAGTGTTCTCCagatttatttgtgattttagTATTCAGATGACATGAATGCAAGATATATAAAAGAATGACCTACAAACGACATACAGCCATCTCCATGAGAAGGTTGTTTATGCTCGATTATCAAGAGTCTATTTCTGTGAGATGAAATAGTTGCATTGTTCCAAGAGTAACTGAAAACACTGAGAACAACGACTTGTTTCTGAGAGATCATGATTTGTGAAATTATATTGATGAACCTCTTGTCATTACCCTGTCTTCCTGAAACCCATATTAGACAGTTCTATCTATTGGAAGCATTAGAATAGTTATAATGTTGTCATGATGCAAGTACATCTAGCAACTTTTCTTCTTACGCAAAGCACCTCTCTTATAGCTTGTATCCCAGTATCCCATGTTCCCTTTCTGTAGATTTTTGGCTgggtttcaatgtttttttttgcttatattGACTGATTCAAGTTTGATGAATTCCCTAACTAAATCCTGGATCTTTTTTAATGGAGTTTTAGAATGTATTTATTCTATAAGTTGTCCATTCTTTGGCTGGCTCTGATGTATATTTGTTGATAAATTACATGACGGTGTTTCATTATATTCTTGATTGGTGCAGAATGATTTAGATCGGATGCAGCTGCCTGAAACAGTCAGATGGCGCATCCAATGTGCCATGCCAATACTTTTCCCTTCTGCTCGGTTGTCAATATCGTGTCAGCCCCCGTCCGTATTACCAGCTGCTCTCAGTTCTCTGCTACCCAGCAACCCAGTGTCTGTATTGCTCTCTTCTAATGGTTCAAACCAAACTCAGAGGAATCCAGGTTCATTATTACGAACTGCCACAAGTGTGGCTGGGAAGGCCAAGCACGTGTCATCACAGCAAGAGAATGATCATGAGGTGGATCCATGGATTCTTTTAGAGGACGGGGCAGGGTCAAGCAACTCATCCAGTAACTCTCCCTTGGTTGGTGGGGGTGATCATGCCAATCTGAAGGCATCGAATTGGCTTAAAGGAACTGTAAGAGTGAGAAGGACAGATCTCACATATATAGGTGCAGTAGATGATGACAGCTGATATGAGTTGCacaatttctttttgaattGGGTGAGGAGCAGAGCCGAGACAGGTCTTTCATTAACTAACCCTATGCACTTGTTTGGTGTTTGGAATCACCATGTCAGAGCGTTGCTCTGTTTGCCTTTGGCGGCATATGAAGCTGCCAGGAGGCCCATTCTTTTCTGGGGCATTGAGTTGCAGATAAAACGTGAAGCAGCTTTTCTCTAGCCTGCCCATCCAACTGCTCTAGGACCCAGCTCGACTACTAACTTGTTCGTTAAGCCCCTTCCTAGATTGCCCAAATATTGGTGCTGTTTGGTGGTTGTTGTACATATTGGAACTATTGTTTTCCTTATGTTGAGCTGATTAGAATATTCAAAGGAACGATATGTAGCTGTTTCATGATATGCAAAGTCATTTTGTATCCTCAAAATCAGAGTAAAATTTGTTGTGAACTCTCTGTATGCTCTCATTAGTTGATCTTCTTGTTCCCGCCAGACtcaaccccccacccccaccctaaaaaagaaaaataagaaaagaaggGTTAGATGCTGTTGATTAGCATTTGTATTTCACCATTATAGTAGACTATCGAACATATTCAGTCCCAAGTGCTTGTGTAAGTTCATTGTGGCAATGGTATTATGTTTTTGTATGCAGTCTGAAGTGTTGTTTTTGCTTGGGTTTGAGATTTCTCTATTTTGCACTTATACCATTAGTCTAGTGCACGACTAATAATATTCTCTTTGCAGATTATGCAGGGTTTTTCTATTAGTAGTTATTTCCAAAGATGAACGTGCAAGGGAAGTTGCTTTTATTATGTATGAAGTTTCGAGTTCCAAATGTTTTCTTTCTGTTGATTTTTCTAAGAATTGTTGTTTGGGGTTTCATTATTCttttggttggctaggaaggAAGGAAAGAAACATTACCAGTTAATGCAATGATACATGCCGTTCTTGTTTGGGTGGAGGTGAACATGATTAATCTTAGACAAATCATTGTGgaatttccttattttttaaaaaaaaaaacacttgttttcataaagaaatatttttcaaaaaatttaaccatCCGAGCATgtaaaaatcaccaaaatatgTACGTTCTTTTAGTTCTTCTCAAGTACCAAAAACTATTCCTTATTCTGTCAGCATTTGTATAAGCGGCAAATATTCTGGCAAATGCAGGTGTAACTGAACTGACCCAAAATGTCCTCATTGAAGGATCTAACAgaataaagaatgaaaaacTACAGAATTTGCTTCTTGGATTTAAgttataaatatacaaaatcaTCAAGTTAAAAACAAAACATGTTTTCCAAGTTTGAGTACTACTCCCAAATTACACAATCAATTTGGTTTCACATAGTAAAATTGATCCTCCATTGTTCGAGTTCTCTACTTGGTTCTATCCTATTCAGTAATCAAAAAAGGTTTTGCTTACTGCAGTTCCTATTCTTCTTGGTTTTTCATTGTCTTATCTACAAAAAGTACATCTTCGATCCAAGCAACAACGTTGAACGCCAAACTTTCTAGTACTCTAGAATAGCTCTCCAAGATTGCCTTGCCAACATCCTGCAAGAATCAGTATCTCATTTGTTATCTATTCAAGAATGATAAAACAAGTGTAAGTCATGGACTCAAAGAAGATTTGTGTAAAACTTTACCCTATTGAAATGAATCTTGCTTGTGTCCAATGTTGTTTGTGAGAGTTCAGGATACCTTTGCTTCAAACAATACAACAAACTTTCTGCTCGTTCTGCTAAAACATTATTCTTATCAGTTCGATCATCAGTGACTAGATCTTTTACCATGATCCATGATGATTTCGCTTGAGGCAAGCATGATTTACGTCTCCATGTATACATTGAAGCTTCTACTTTGTCAGCAAGCTCTAAAGCTTCATGTTCAGAGCTTATGTTTAGACTGTCAAGGAGCTGTTCAGGGGAAAATTTCTCTGCTGAATACATGTGGCGATACATAGAGTCTCCAACACTTGCCTTTCCACTCTGTAGAAAAATTACCTCCTCATTAGTACTGCAATTTCCATGTTTGTGTATTATaatttgaatattatttaaTCAAACAAGTATTCGATACATGTCATGAAAGGTACCTTAGGGAGTGATGTCATGTATGATTCTGGGATTTCCATTTCAGCAAGGATGCTGCTATTGATGGCCATTGCTGCTTTGTGAATTTGGTTGGCACAATCGCGTTTGTGTCTCAAGTGCTTCCTTTCCTTCTCAGTGATGCCACCAGAAGGAACACAAACAACTGGTAACCACCACTTCTCTTCCTTACGCTGAGGCTGAGGCTGTACCTGAACAATCTTCCTAAACGATCCAGCACGTGTTGAGTTGTTTGACATGCTTCCTTTCTCAGCATACCAGAACTCTGTGGCCTCAAAACTGTCCAAGATTTCCTGTAAAGATATCAATTTTAGCTTTACCCTGGCTAATTCAGAATCAGCATTTGACTGTAAAATTTTTGGTTTTTGGAGATAATAGTTGTGGTCTTACGAGGAGCATGGTATCGAGTTTTCTCAATGCAGGAAGGTTGATGTGAATATCTGACCGCGGCCTGCTTGTCAACGCCTGAAAGTATTGACATTGTGTTAACTAACACTCTTAGATAAGCAAAAACTGAAATGAGAGTAATTCttctgctaattttttttttcacctcAATAGTGGTTCCATCTTGTAGCATCTGTGATGTACTAACAAATTCTACAATGTAATCACATACAGATAAGAGACAATTCATTTCTCTCTTCCACATTATTTTCTTGTCAGGATGTAAAGGCTCCAATCTTTGGTGTTGACCAAACACAGATGCTGAAGAACAAAAAAACACCAATCAGTAAAACAAGAAACATAACAAAATTTCACTTGATGTATTTGAGCAACTTTTACCATAAAGATTTGTGATAGAGTTTGATATTGTCACTGCTGTTGCTACCCCTTTGCCTCCTCCTGACATGTCCTCTCCCAATAACAGCTTCGAAAATCTCTCCTTCATCAATTCAAGCTCTATCGATTTTCCAACACAAAAAGTTAGCAAATTcatataaaacttaaaaaaacttTGTAACTGTCAAATGTAAAGTTACCTAAATCTACAGTGTCAGGATCATCTGCAATTGTCTTGTGCTGCCTCATTCCTAGTCTCGAAAGCACTGCACGAGTAGGAGACTTCA belongs to Solanum stenotomum isolate F172 chromosome 1, ASM1918654v1, whole genome shotgun sequence and includes:
- the LOC125845632 gene encoding rop guanine nucleotide exchange factor 3, whose protein sequence is MDNISSTDESYDVGYGYQPSPSSVDDQSPTETTGLSTLSGNSFAYCRTNSETSAFSEHTDENSWSETGSPLSSRSLKSPTRAVLSRLGMRQHKTIADDPDTVDLELELMKERFSKLLLGEDMSGGGKGVATAVTISNSITNLYASVFGQHQRLEPLHPDKKIMWKREMNCLLSVCDYIVEFVSTSQMLQDGTTIEALTSRPRSDIHINLPALRKLDTMLLEILDSFEATEFWYAEKGSMSNNSTRAGSFRKIVQVQPQPQRKEEKWWLPVVCVPSGGITEKERKHLRHKRDCANQIHKAAMAINSSILAEMEIPESYMTSLPKSGKASVGDSMYRHMYSAEKFSPEQLLDSLNISSEHEALELADKVEASMYTWRRKSCLPQAKSSWIMVKDLVTDDRTDKNNVLAERAESLLYCLKQRYPELSQTTLDTSKIHFNRDVGKAILESYSRVLESLAFNVVAWIEDVLFVDKTMKNQEE